AGCTGTGCAGTCTGTTTGCTTTCATGCTCACTGGACATTAAAGGGTCAAATCATTGGTTTCATGTTTGCCTCTTTTAGACCGAGTCAAGGCAGAGATGGACCTGAAAGAGCTGAGTGAGACagtacaacagcagcagcagcaaaaccaACAGCAGCACGGGGCAGCAGCGCCTCCGCCGACTCCGAAGCGACCCCTCCGGAGTCTGGACAGGACGATTGAAAGCTGCAAGGCTCAGCTTGGTACGTTCTCAGCTGTCTTACCCAGTCGTCGCAGACGCTTGCTGCAAGCCGCTGAGATCCTCGTCGCCCTCTATTTCAGGGATCGATGAGATTTCTGAGGACGTCTACAAAGGTGTGGACCACAGCGAGTCGGAGGATTCGGACAAATCGGACTCCAGCGACAGCGAGTATCTGAGCGACGAGGAGCACAAGCCAAAGAGCACCAACCAGGACGTCAAGGTCAAAGTGGAAAGGAAGAGACGGAGGCAGAGCGTAGAAAGTGACACTAAGGAAGGAGTCGCTGCTCCGGCGGAGAAACCTCCACCTGAAGCCCAAATCAAGGAGAAACAGAGCGGCAGCAACCAAGAGAAGGAAGCTCTGGACAGGTTGCGGACGAGCCACTCGGAGAAGACCAAGGCCGTTGAGGAGGGCAGAGCAGCTGGGGCGCCACCAGTGGCTGAACAAGATTCTGATTCCGAAAGAGAGCTGGTGATAGATTTGGGGGACGACCAGCGTGGGCGGGACTCAAAGAGGATCAGACGGGAAGCTGGAGCTTCTGCGACCAAAACGCTCAAAGATTCAAGCGCTGTCAAATCTGAAGGTGCAGTTTTGgagtcatttatttctttcTATTAGCTATTAATGCTCTTTACAAATGCTCTTCTTGCTCAGGTAAATCGGCGAGTTCGTCCACGTCTGCAACAGCCAAAGACAAAGACTCAAATAGCAAAGACTCGTTGCAGTCTTCTCTACAAGCCGCTGTGAACCTTATATCAACTGCAACGTCCGGTCAGACAAGTTCTCCCACAAATACCAGCGCTGCTTCGCCCGCCCCCGCCCCTGTCCCGGCACCCGCTCCAGCATCAGCTGCTGTGAAgaaacagcgccccctgttgcCCAAAGAAGCGCCACAGCCTGTACAGAGGGCAGTTGTTTGGAATCCCACGAAGATCCAGACGTCCTCTCAGAAATGGCACATGCAGAAggtgcagaggcagcagcaacTGGGCGACCCGGCACAGACACAGGGTCCACAGCAGCAGACTTCCTCCTTGAGTGGCCGCTACCAGACCAGACAAGCAGCCAAAGGTAGTGACCCCGGCATAAGAAAGGAAGACCCTATTGATGCTTCCTTTTCATCCCTCACAGGACAACAGAAGGAGCCGAGTCAGAGTTCTTCAACGTCTCAGCTCTCGAGCAGCACGAGTGACATTCAGATTCCTACTGTGTCAGCGGATGTGGCTGCTGATATCGCCAAGTACACCAACAAAGTAAGTCATTTTGTAAATCAACCACATGTAAAAAGTAGGTTTCCTCTaatgtcacattattttttcatCTGCCAGATTATGGACACTATTAAAGGAACAATGACCGAAATCTATAATGATCTCTCCAAAAGCACATCGGGAAACACAATTGCAGAGGTGAGAACATAACTGTGTTACATCTGAATTGCTTCAGTGCTCATTCACGTTTCTTTCTGTAAAGATTCGACGGTTAAGAATAGAGATTGAAAAGCTTCAGTGGCTGCATCAACAAGAGTTGTCAGAGATGAAGCACAACCTGGGTGAGTTCCTAGTTTCTGGATGACATGAGTGAAAACAAGAAGTCAGTGCGTTGTTCATATTTGCACTGAGAACTTTCCATagacatcttttattttttgttttgtaagcATACATGCCACAGTTTGCCAGGAAGCAATGCTGAATAGTCTTGGGGTGCATTTcagttccttccttaatcctcaacctcaatccTCAAAAATGTGTGTTCTCGCGAGGAGCAAGGACTATCCCAATTCTTCCAGAGGAACAATCATGAGGAACTCTGCGACCTCCCTCAGTATAaaggaatacccagaatccttttTTGTAGTATCAAAGATGGCGTCGAAAACAAAGACCGTGCTTCAAATGTAATGATTTCATTGTTAATGGTGatataaaattacaaaaaacattttattctctTAGTTCATGCCCTTTTTATGGATTTTTATCTCaccacatatttattttgttttactttacgATGTCACAAGTGTTTAAGTTATTTTTCTCAGCGGTAATATTGTTGTATAGTAGAGATTGCAGCTTATATGCATGTACCTATGTATTAAAGCGTGTCCCATTTCTTTGGAACAATATCTTCCTCAAGTCTTGGTTTTGAGGGGTGAGGTTGAGGGTTAGGATTGAGGATGGAATTGAGATTTACCCTTGGTGtcacattttgaaaatataaaaaaagagtcCTGACCCAAGAGGTCTGTCATAATCCTTGCTCCTCATTGACAGAACTGACCATGGCAGAGATGAGGCAGagtctggagcaggagagagatCGGCTGGTCGCCGATGTGAAGAAGCAGTGTGAGATGGAGAAGCAACAAGCGGTTGATGAGACCAAGAAGAAGCAGTGGTGTGCGAACTGCAGGAAAGAGGCCATCTTCTACTGCTGCTGGAACACTAGTTACTGTGATTACCCGTGTCAGCAAGCCCACTGGCCTGAGCACATGAAGTCGTGCACGCAGTCAGGTAACATTTATCTGCATGGGGGTCAGATGTAGGGGGTGGcaacgatatatatatatatatatattctttacgCAAAATTAAACATCATTTCCGTCCTGTTTTGTCAAACATTAAACAGTAAGTACAGTCAATCAAATGGTACTTATTTATCATGATGCATTTTAATGCAGGGATCACCAAACAAACCTGATGTGTCATGGTTTTCTTCTAGCAACCGCATCACAGCAGGAGCCAGAGACGGAGTCCGCGTCTGACCCCAAGCCTTCTGGACACTCTCCAGCCTCTCAGGCACTGGCCCCCGCAGCAGGGGCCGTagcagacaaaaacaactcGCCTACGTACATAGAGAAGAGTAAAGACAATGCTGCTGTTACTGTGACATAACTGGAACACTACACTCCTGTAAATATTGGCTCATGCGGCTGGGTGTCAAACCCATCCtcttgccttttttgttttcattcccatATTCATAGTGGACGTGGTTATTCAGGAGAACTCTGTCGATTAGTGGATTTATCTAAAGTGAACTTGGTCTGTCTcaagaaataaaatgtgagtgtttgtttttaacagttGTGTTGGATGATGTCGCATTATTTCTGATCAGGAAATGGTGACGTCAGCCGACTGTCTACAGATCTTCAAATGCTGCTTTGAAGCACTTCATCATTTCGTCGGTGCCATCTGGGGCGTTCGGCCTTCCCAGTGGGAACTGTTCCCTTCATCCATGTCCTTCTCAGTGGCTTACACTTTGGTTTTGTACTTCAGTTGTTTGTTGTATAGGCCTTCATTTAAAAAGGTGTGATTTATTAAAAGGAAAGTTTTAAATGTACAAAGTTTTGTAAGATACCGAAACGATATTTATTGTGTTATATGTTTTTATAGTATGCaaatttaaattacatttctaTGTGTCTAAAAAAGTTATTTGAAAAGATTTTACTACCATGAATGTCAGTGCTGAGCAAAGTCTGTTGAACTGGTTATCCAAAGCTGATGTAAACTCTGGTTATACTGTGTCAAAAAGGTGCATAGACCTAAATGGGGCCTGTATTCTTTCCTGTGAGCATGTCCATGTGAGCTTGTGTCCTGTTCTCGTTTACATAttgtaaacacaataaaactaaGTGTCACATCAACAAAAGACAGCCAGACAATCCACCATGTTCTTTTTCAGTCATAAAAACTCATTTGTACAGTGAtcactgaatgaaaacacacttgATTGTTACATGCTGGTGTTGATAttcatccaaaacaataaaaatccaCAATATTCCACGTTTCTATACGTCATCGCTTGAGttctttcaaaaaacaaataccTCTTTAGGGTCCCAATTTCAGATCTTCATGGCAAGGCTGCTTCAATGGTTTCTCATAAAAGGCTACCGTTTAAATGCAACCTTTTTCTTTGTATCGCAACAAAGGTGTTTGCTATAAATTGGAAATTAGATTAGTTTATTGTCTTTCCAAACCGTCGAAGCTGAAATCCCGCACTCAGATCTCGCGATACTCCGCACACACTCAGTCGGAAATGGAGGCTGAGCTACGTAGCTAGCCTAAAACAACAAACTGCAAGGTCGCAATTGAAGAGCTATCTCACTAGGTAACGTTTGGATTAAAATGCTGTGGGGGTTTTTTGCATCGTCGAAGCGTGGTTTAGTTGCCGAACTCAAGTTCGGGGCTACGGTGTCGTTCGTATGGCGTCGATACAAGGCTTCGCAAAAGCTAGCTGCTAACCGCACAATGTCGGTTGTGACCGCGATTTCGTCAAGAATAATGTCTATGTTTTTCTCTCACGAAGATATGTAGCATTGTGTAGTTATTTATTGTTAGTATTACGcttgtttttaaacatttttaaacacttaAACCTGCACGAATATACATTAGTCGTAACGCAATTTGACTCAACTTTGCTGTTAAAGAGCATATTATTACATACAATTATGTTGTAATCATAACTATAGCAGCCTTGTGCCATTCTATATTCGTCTTCAACAAAAACGCTGGCGACGTATCAGTACACTGCATATCTGGGTCAAGCAGTTTATCCAAACTGGACCTGACGTGTTTACTTAACCAACAATGAAGTGGGAGGATTAGTTTGTAAACCAGTTATTGTTATTGCCTGAGGTGAGTTATTCCAATGTATACGGGCATTAGATGTGAAAGACAACGATataatgcatttttagagtAATAAAATATGTAATCCAGACTGTAGTTTAGTGCTATACCTTTAATTGCCGGTCAATGACAGTCTCTTTGTCTGTTAAACGTAACCCACCCGATTTCAATGCTGTGCTTTCATCTCTCACTTAGAAACGAAGCATGAGGTTTTGGCTGACCAAAAAACATTTGGATTCCAGAGGTATTCTGAGGATTCCACCTTTCTTTTCAATCATTAACATCAGGATTAATATGTGTCCATCGTTCATTTCTAGGCAACTGACTGGACCATGGAAAACATCATCACAATCGATGAGAACTCAGGTGCTTGTATTTGTCTGCCATGATGAGAATTGTTCGATGGATCCGTgtttttaatttctattttcCTTTTAGATGAGTACCATCGTCAGTCAGAGGCGAGAGATTTGAATGTTAAGCCATGCCACTCGCATGTTACAAAGTCATGGGGCTTCAGGCAGTCAACCATTGCGAGAAGAGAATTCCTCGAAGAAGTTGGAGAACTGGCCCACTGTTCTGCACTTGCAAGGAGACCAAGAGGTCGGCGGTCCAATAGAACTGAAAACAACACAGCCGACGACCCAGATGCAACACAAGGCACATTTCAGAATATAATCAATGACCTTGAGTGGTCTGCTCCTTCATCACCTGCCTCAGATGATGGCCAGCCTGCCCCTTTGGCGtctactggaggaggaggaggaggaggcctggACTCCCTCATGTGGCAGGATTTTGGGTCTGCTTTTGACACAGCGTTTTCCCTACTTGGTGGTAGTGACGGCTTGGATATGTCTGACGTATTGGCTGGCTCCAACAATTTCCAAGCAAATGACTTCATCGAGCCTCATCCCCCCCAAGCTGCTTGTGATCCTGAAGTGGTCAACGCTAGCGATGACATTCCTGACCCCATTGTTCTTGACGATGTGACCGACCAGGAAGTTGACAATATATTGTCCGTCTATAGTCAGGCAGAGGACAGTGATGAAATGACTCTGATGGCCATTAAAGAGCGAATAACACGGGCAGACAGTCCTAAACCCgcaagagggagaggaggaaaagGTGGACGTGGAAGGGCTAAAGGCAAGGGCAGAGGTCGAGGGCGAGGAAGAGGTAGGGCCAGAGGGAGGGGCAAGCCAGCAGGAATGCAGCCTATTATTTTAGATGACAGCGATGACGATGAGCCAAATAATATAGTAGATAAGCCAAACCAGGAGGAGAACAATAGTACCCCTGTGTCCCCGGAGCGATCACCTGCACTCTCTCCGAGCGAGTCCAAAATAACAAAGCAAGACTGCATCATCATAGACACAGACTCAGACCCGGTGGAAGAATCAAACACAGGACAGTTTGATCATGCTCCAGAAGAAGCGGATCAGAAGCCTCTCAACGATGATGGGAACTTGGCAGACAGTTCAATTGTAGCGGCGACTGACAGTTTCGACTGCGTCTGTCGTGAAAAACGCGGCGAGAGGTTTGTTGATATTTATGGAGGCGGAGCACTGGGTTCGTGTCCTGACCCGGTGAactaatctgtttttattttggtcacaagGTTCACAATCTGCTGCGATTCCTGCCAGAAGTGCCTTCATGGGGAGTGTGTGGGTATCACTGCCGCCCAGAGTCAAATCATGAAGAGCGAAGGCAAAGATTACTTGTGCACTTCTTGCACCATCAAGACGCAGAACCAGGCTCCATCGTTCTCTCAGCCACAACTTGAATCACACCTTGGCACATCTTCACCCAACGATTCAGAACAACTGCTGGCGCCGCTGCAGTCCACTGTGgtaaggattttatttttggcataaCTTGccctgttaaaaaaaagaaaaaaaaaaagcaataacagATGGCACAAAATGCGATTGCAATactgatgtctgtgaatttgttgaattaaaaaaaagtcatctgtGAAGTCGTGTACAGTCTGCGCTCTTACAAGAGATGAAAAATCTGATTTCAGGAATGCACAGGTGTGGAAAAGAAGGAGGAGAGTCCTGGTGAAACTGTGAAATCTGGTTTACAAGAGGAGGTCGAGCATGACGACTCGCGTCCTCGCTGTATCGGGCCCGAGTGCCTGAAGTCGGCACTGGCTGATTCTGTTTACTGTGGTAGTGATTGCATTCTAAAACATGCAGCTTTCGCTATGAAATCACTCTCGGGACCAAAAGTTCCCAAAGCCAGAGGGCGGCCCAAGAGGAAGGCAGAGATCAAGCCCCCTGTTCCGGTAATTTTTGCTTCACTGCATGTTTCTGTGATAAAGCAACTCTTTGTATCTTACGTATTTATGTTGATCTTTATTTCAGGGCCAGAAATCAGGTAGGACCTCACAGAGGTTGGCAAAGATAGCAGTCAAGGAGTTGAAGAatgaagaagcagaggagcaggaggctgCAACCTCAGTCTGTGACCGCTCTCTCACAGACGCTCAGGCCACTGCCATACCATCATCTCAGTTTTACACAGCGTGTATGTACCCGACACCACTCATGCACTTACAACTCACGCCACTGTCAAAACACTATCGCTTCTTACGGCGAGACTATTCCCTCTTTGATCGCTGGGTgtcacaagcacacacacactgccatgTTCATTGTCTATAGAAATCTTCCCTTTGCAGGAATCAGCCGTGGGTAAGTATatgatctttttttccccattttaaaCTATCACAACACACTAACGGTACGTTCCGCTGGGGAAAACATGGCAGTGTATGACAGACACACATCTCTTCCAGTCAAAGAACAGATatgtttctaaaaaaaaaactgaatccaCAAATGATCAAATAAGTACTGAAATCATGAATGGAATATGAGTGTCTGAaataataatgtgtgtgtgtacacacagtggtacctcggttttcaaacatcccggaatttgaacaaatcggcgTTCGAACAAAAACTTCGctgaacgcccctgaaaaaaagcaggaaaaaacataacctgcgcggaccgatcagctgacccacgacgcgctttattgtgtataacgcagcctctgcatgcagacgtgtcccgttagctacatttactgactgttttttcttcatattgaggtgtaaaacctttcctgtctccacactggaccgtggtagagtgtcacagggggggtgctcgctctccacacctccgaggctggagcgcagcgcactccagggtttgatgtcctgttgtgggctggagctgggacagggatgaggcgagtctgggacagagcgttacttggtttatgactttgtcacagcccaactgcacagaagtgcacattcagagctggacatgcaccgggcacctcttcccttctggagagacgtcactcactcggcaacccctcccacatgcagcggccacacacatagaggaacagcgcacctgcagcagacactctacattcactcctacaaaagcctattttaaggcttggaacgcattatttctttttccattcattgtaatgggaaaaatcgattcacatttcgaacaaatcgcttctcgaacggccgtctggaacggattgtggttgagaaccgaggtaccactttgtgtgtgtgtgtgtgtatatatatatagatatatatctatagatatatatctatatctatatacacacacacacacacaacaaatacaCTACAATTAAGTCACATTTGGCCCGAAGTAGCGAATGATAGCTGCAACTACGCAAATGCCTTCGTAAGTCCAACTTGAAATCTACTATATAATATCCGAGGTCACACGCATCGTCCCAAAAAGAGTGGTCTCAGCTCTCAACAGTTACTTTTGCAGCATACCACGTCACCTgcacctgttttttttgtattaattcTTGATGATTAATAATAATTGCACGAAAATGTACTAAATATTTTTATCATCGAGAGATAGCATGATCACCACTTTTACGTTATTGGCTGACCATTATGAGTAGACCTAAAATACAACCAACAAGCTGGAAATTAATTTTCTGTAAATGTAGAATCTATTCTCCAGTCTTCAAAAACACTGCCAGTTCCATTACAAATTTAATATGTATTCAGGTTTATATGAAAGTGAGACACACAAATCAACACAACTGTGGTCAAACAAACTTTGATGTGACTTGTCTTTCGAGAATGAGCATGAGCCGTGGATCTTGGTCGACATGGTGCACATTCAGTGTTGACTACACCAAAGAGCTGCGGGATAAATACATACTTATTGTGACAGAATCAGTCGGTCATCTATCTCTGTCATCTCTTGTGCCCACATACATACTGAGTTGCTCTTCCCCCTTACACTTCTGCAACCCATGCCCTCACGGTCCATTGGTGTCTTCTCACTAGTGTGGGGTCTGACCTGAAGTCCGCCTCTCTGATGGTCACGCAACACCTCAATAGCAATATGTGCACAACACAGCCAATGGTTGGACTGACAGAGA
This portion of the Synchiropus splendidus isolate RoL2022-P1 chromosome 18, RoL_Sspl_1.0, whole genome shotgun sequence genome encodes:
- the LOC128749443 gene encoding protein kinase C-binding protein 1-like isoform X5 gives rise to the protein MQALQPCKQLSLAEEEIKNESDVVEGMDASARSKVPDPPGSTERSVVPQKRKVSSPSHSSNGHSPSDSSPSPHKKKKKPGAVNSNSKDQSELRHGPFYYMKQPALTTDPVDVVPQDGRNDFYCWLCHREGQVLCCELCPRVYHAKCLKLPAEPEGDWFCPECEKITVAECIETQSKAMTMLSIDQLSYLLKFALQKIKQPGTEPFLKPVSLEQHPDYAEYIFHPMDLSTLEKNIKKKMYGCTEAFLADMKWILHNCIIYNGGNHKLTATAKVIVKICEHEMNEIEVCPECYLSSCQKRDNWFCEPCSQPHTLVWAKLKGFPFWPAKALREKDGQVDARFFGQHDRAWVPINNCYLMSKEIPFSVKKTKSIFNSAMQEMEVYVENIRKKFGVFNYAPFRTPYTPNNQLQMLLDPSNPSAGTVKTEKTDKLRFNFDITASPKMVLGKNSTPSGMSRRVSMTDMPRSPMSTNSSVHTGSDGEQDLDKSSRISGFHYSTGEESMDCTASPVSGKAGHAASITSSPKPFNPGLVPKQERTASTGGILNLNLDRVKAEMDLKELSETVQQQQQQNQQQHGAAAPPPTPKRPLRSLDRTIESCKAQLGIDEISEDVYKGVDHSESEDSDKSDSSDSEYLSDEEHKPKSTNQDVKVKVERKRRRQSVESDTKEGVAAPAEKPPPEAQIKEKQSGSNQEKEALDRLRTSHSEKTKAVEEGRAAGAPPVAEQDSDSERELVIDLGDDQRGRDSKRIRREAGASATKTLKDSSAVKSEGKSASSSTSATAKDKDSNSKDSLQSSLQAAVNLISTATSGQTSSPTNTSAASPAPAPVPAPAPASAAVKKQRPLLPKEAPQPVQRAVVWNPTKIQTSSQKWHMQKVQRQQQLGDPAQTQGPQQQTSSLSGRYQTRQAAKGQQKEPSQSSSTSQLSSSTSDIQIPTVSADVAADIAKYTNKIMDTIKGTMTEIYNDLSKSTSGNTIAEIRRLRIEIEKLQWLHQQELSEMKHNLELTMAEMRQSLEQERDRLVADVKKQCEMEKQQAVDETKKKQWCANCRKEAIFYCCWNTSYCDYPCQQAHWPEHMKSCTQSATASQQEPETESASDPKPSGHSPASQALAPAAGAVADKNNSPTYIEKSKDNAAVTVT
- the LOC128749443 gene encoding protein kinase C-binding protein 1-like isoform X9 — encoded protein: MLYRRTAGTTSTAGCATARARCSAVSSAPGCTTPSASNYQPSPRATGSVQSKITVAECIETQSKAMTMLSIDQLSYLLKFALQKIKQPGTEPFLKPVSLEQHPDYAEYIFHPMDLSTLEKNIKKKMYGCTEAFLADMKWILHNCIIYNGGNHKLTATAKVIVKICEHEMNEIEVCPECYLSSCQKRDNWFCEPCSQPHTLVWAKLKGFPFWPAKALREKDGQVDARFFGQHDRAWVPINNCYLMSKEIPFSVKKTKSIFNSAMQEMEVYVENIRKKFGVFNYAPFRTPYTPNNQLQMLLDPSNPSAGTVKTEKTDKLRFNFDITASPKMVLGKNSTPSGMSRRVSMTDMPRSPMSTNSSVHTGSDGEQDLDKSSRISGFHYSTGEESMDCTASPVSGKAGHAASITSSPKPFNPGLVPKQERTASTGGILNLNLDRVKAEMDLKELSETVQQQQQQNQQQHGAAAPPPTPKRPLRSLDRTIESCKAQLGIDEISEDVYKGVDHSESEDSDKSDSSDSEYLSDEEHKPKSTNQDVKVKVERKRRRQSVESDTKEGVAAPAEKPPPEAQIKEKQSGSNQEKEALDRLRTSHSEKTKAVEEGRAAGAPPVAEQDSDSERELVIDLGDDQRGRDSKRIRREAGASATKTLKDSSAVKSEGKSASSSTSATAKDKDSNSKDSLQSSLQAAVNLISTATSGQTSSPTNTSAASPAPAPVPAPAPASAAVKKQRPLLPKEAPQPVQRAVVWNPTKIQTSSQKWHMQKVQRQQQLGDPAQTQGPQQQTSSLSGRYQTRQAAKGQQKEPSQSSSTSQLSSSTSDIQIPTVSADVAADIAKYTNKIMDTIKGTMTEIYNDLSKSTSGNTIAEIRRLRIEIEKLQWLHQQELSEMKHNLELTMAEMRQSLEQERDRLVADVKKQCEMEKQQAVDETKKKQWCANCRKEAIFYCCWNTSYCDYPCQQAHWPEHMKSCTQSATASQQEPETESASDPKPSGHSPASQALAPAAGAVADKNNSPTYIEKSKDNAAVTVT